Proteins from one Malania oleifera isolate guangnan ecotype guangnan chromosome 4, ASM2987363v1, whole genome shotgun sequence genomic window:
- the LOC131153128 gene encoding tRNA(adenine(34)) deaminase, chloroplastic isoform X1 encodes MHNSYICSTIYLRSKSSLPFSYNDCSYFLNERCDKNSLPSSSCCSCCAFSIYSLPINPNCLYGSRQSTLIQLSASRKLILGLGDRYYYRFPICNLSRGRYNYEVSRSVKERGVGGRRGRRGKGGLCHVVSEETCGRPRSHCCSHSGAGVDAEAMLSLLTEEVSENRYGVRERNGGSFRKVGVEEREDVVDESYGGKRKMFGSDLLVSSSKCEFESVMIHSGEDENRQREEKEAFSKRQGCQERKKSSSCSSFYSLSSSSDFESEAEAEVEPRGSVAVSSSAYVNDLGRVEDSKFDGEGVEHVWKYKDGTGEDGKVQEQGNFSVRSYPGGSGAGWDFRKKSEKKFTEVITEQPKKSRKDFSGMYSNVSGSHESGSIKVSSSHKDRNEKSNLVVNLDERTRKQNIQMNNQASEQSEPRSKYHQHEEMLEINGSDFETTSTSQKQVNVREEQLAATANVTQETREKHRPKGYSITGLHQSGRNSHLLTFVSEMHDRSSNSNRQSETSKKNQEENAALLLNSDKGSKDQHYQSGQRSTRQIGYGSRFQQSTDIVDIQASDAEKTQSSQRQSDSIMKNTEENLNLAFRLWSESEQQRSQTEKKSIRRTGAKKGSPDASHVSMVHAGNMETGVKALGASEKSQSSQQNHMTSVVKSFDERKEKHNQIDESFLKIGSKKVAQAPMKLSSFHEANQESVKLASQDRVGQIGMEDKDERSSQPIVMPPPSQLVLKCSLPVDPTSDFATKEVSSQASGSSSSALDAHPEGRRLDMQRELLDGTNRGEMLEEPLNFISREDALGSANCQEKSSMQFLGEFVEKLRSEVFTSEIRKEKKFSETNLAYEGKEHKKKDSSQSVSEEFQPKNPESRCASGGYGAKGPSDEVWDVAEQTVQEPSRIEEPEGTAAPRNSIVKKTGRPLWGIIADIVRMRWGSHADIPNSALKSGGRSSSNESVSSEAWFSGHEPDENNDVKMKRERSKPKEHSSFEQLQLGETPTQIQGEGSDAVSSKDKIRHVKADTSTSSSILESCSASKGISSASGDENINWNEDGKSVHGISFGASIAESSSSLSTRHRRRSPVGSDAGITDVSGKGFTEQPVSVRLVEQSGAGGKNGELKQRKLERNKQVLKDRFDEWAEAYKFESEQRKIDEMFMREALLEAKKAADTWEVPVGAVLVHHGKIIARGCNLVEELRDSTAHAEMICIREASNLLRTWRLAETTLYVTLEPCPMCAGAILQARIDSLVWGAPNKLLGADGSWIRLFPHSGEGGNGSEITDKPPAPVHPFHPKMNIRRGVLASECADAMQQFFQLRRRKEKKPNPPPPSSCIPVSHHPSKFISKIHDIFHIMFCL; translated from the exons ATGCACAACAGTTACATTTGCTCGACTATATATCTTAGGAGCAAGAGTTCTCTTCCTTTTTCTTACAATGATTGCTCTTACTTCTTGAATGAAAGATGCGACAAAAACTCTCTTCCGTCGTCATCATGTTGTTCTTGTTGTGCATTTTCTATTTATAGTTTGCCCATAAATCCCAATTGTTTATATGGGTCGAGGCAATCCACTCTAATTCAGTTGTCAGCTTCTCGGAAGCTGATCCTTGGTCTTGGAGACAGATATTATTACCGGTTTCCGATTTGCAATCTCAGTCGTGGTCGTTATAATTATGAGGTTTCACGCTCTGTTAAGGAGAGGGGTGTTGGTGGAAGAAGGGGGAGGAGAGGGAAGGGAGGTCTGTGTCATGTGGTTTCGGAGGAAACGTGCGGAAGGCCCCGTTCCCATTGCTGTTCCCATTCTGGTGCGGGGGTTGATGCTGAAGCAATGCTCAGCTTGTTGACTGAGGAAGTGAGTGAGAATCGTTATGGTGTTAGAGAGAGAAATGGTGGTTCATTTAGGAAAGTGGGAGTGGAGGAGAGAGAGGATGTTGTAGATGAGTCCTATGGAGGAAAGAGGAAAATGTTTGGGTCAGATTTGTTAGTGAGTAGTTCAAAGTGTGAATTTGAATCGGTCATGATTCATTCAGGGGAAGATGAAAACAGACAGAGGGAAGAAAAGGAAGCTTTTTCGAAACGCCAAGGTTGCCAGGAGAGGAAAAAAAGTTCTAGTTGCTCATCTTTTTACTCTTTATCTTCTTCCAGTGATTTTGAGAGTGAAGCAGAAGCTGAGGTGGAACCTAGGGGATCTGTGGCAGTATCCTCGAGTGCCTATGTAAATGATCTTGGAAGGGTTGAAGATAGTAAATTTGATGGGGAAGGGGTGGAACACGTTTGGAAGTACAAAGATGGGACAGGTGAGGATGGGAAAGTTCAGGAGCAGGGAAATTTTTCTGTGAGGTCTTATCCAGGTGGGAGTGGTGCTGGGTGGGATTTTAGAAAGAAGTCAGAGAAAAAGTTTACTGAGGTCATCACTGAGCAACCAAAAAAATCTAGGAAGGATTTCTCTGGAATGTATTCTAATGTTTCAGGAAGCCATGAGAGTGGTTCCATAAAGGTGTCGAGTTCTCACAAAGATAGGaatgaaaaatcaaatttggtAGTGAATTTAGATGAGAGAACAAGAAAGCAGAATATTCAAATGAATAACCAAGCCAGCGAGCAGTCTGAACCAAGAAGTAAATACCACCAACATGAAGAAATGCTGGAGATCAATGGAAGTGATTTTGAAACAACTTCCACGTCTCAAAAGCAAGTAAATGTCAGGGAAGAACAGCTAGCAGCTACTGCAAATGTGACTCAGGAAACAAGGGAGAAGCATAGGCCAAAGGGTTACAGTATTACTGGTCTACATCAATCAGGAAGAAATTCTCACCTGCTAACATTTGTGTCGGAAATGCATGACAGGTCCTCCAACTCTAACAGGCAATCTGAAACTTCAAAAAAGAACCAGGAAGAAAATGCAGCTTTGCTTTTGAATTCAGACAAGGGATCAAAAGATCAACACTACCAATCAGGTCAACGTAGCACTAGGCAAATTGGCTATGGAAGCAGATTTCAGCAATCCACTGATATAGTAGATATTCAAGCCAGTGACGCTGAAAAAACTCAGAGTTCACAGAGGCAGTCTGATTCAATAATGAAGAACACAGAGGAAAATTTGAACTTGGCTTTCCGTTTGTGGTCAGAATCAGAACAGCAACGCTCCCAGACAGAAAAAAAATCTATTAGAAGGACTGGAGCCAAAAAGGGATCCCCAGATGCCTCCCATGTATCAATGGTCCATGCTGGCAACATGGAAACGGGTGTTAAGGCTCTTGGGGCTTCTGAAAAGAGTCAGAGCAGTCAACAAAATCATATGACTTCAGTAGTGAAATCATTTGACGAAAGGAAGGAGAAACATAATCAAATTGATGAAAGCTTCCTTAAAATTGGATCCAAAAAAGTGGCTCAGGCGCCTATGAAGCTGTCAAGTTTTCATGAAGCCAACCAAGAATCTGTGAAATTGGCAAGCCAAGATCGAGTTGGACAAATAGGTATGGAGGATAAAGATGAGAGAAGCTCACAACCAATAGTGATGCCTCCACCATCTCAGTTAGTTTTAAAATGTTCATTGCCTGTAGATCCAACTAGTGATTTTGCAACCAAAGAGGTTTCTAGTCAAGCTTCAGGAAGTAGCTCTAGTGCCTTAGATGCACATCCAGAAGGGAGAAGGCTAGACATGCAACGTGAACTACTAGATGGAACTAACAGGGGTGAGATGCTGGAGGAGCCTTTAAACTTTATCTCTCGTGAAGATGCGCTGGGTTCGGCTAATTGTCAAGAGAAATCATCCATGCAGTTTCTTGGGGAATTTGTTGAGAAGTTGAGATCTGAAGTCTTTACTTCTGAAATCAGAAAGGAGAAGAAATTTTCTGAAACAAATTTGGCGTATGAAGGTAAGGAACACAAGAAAAAGGATTCAAGTCAATCTGTATCTGAAGAATTTCAGCCGAAGAATCCAGAGTCAAGGTGCGCATCTGGTGGTTATGGAGCGAAGGGACCATCAGATGAAGTATGGGATGTAGCAGAACAAACTGTTCAGGAACCTTCCAGGATAGAAGAACCAGAGGGCACTGCTGCCCCTAGGAATTCCATTGTCAAGAAAACTGGCAGGCCTTTGTGGGGTATCATTGCTGATATAGTTCGGATGCGGTGGGGTTCACATGCTGACATTCCTAATTCAGCTTTAAAGTCTGGTGGAAGGAGTTCATCAAATGAGTCTGTCAGCAGTGAGGCATGGTTCTCTGGCCATGAGCCAGATGAAAACAATGAtgtcaaaatgaaaagggaaagaAGCAAGCCGAAAGAACATTCCTCATTTGAACAGCTACAACTAGGAGAAACCCCTACCCAAATTCAGGGAGAAGGTTCTGATGCAGTAAGCTCAAAGGACAAAATAAGACATGTTAAAGCAGATACGTCAACCTCATCAAGTATCTTAGAGAGTTGCTCAGCATCCAAGGGCATTTCTTCAGCTTCTGGTGATGAAAATATCAATTGGAATGAAGATGGGAAAAGTGTTCATGGAATCTCTTTCGGTGCTTCAATAGCGGAATCGTCTTCATCATTGTCTACTAGACACAGAAGGAGATCTCCTGTTGGTTCAGATGCTGGAATTACTGATGTTTCTGGAAAAGGTTTTACTGAGCAGCCTGTTAGTGTGAGACTGGTTGAACAATCGGGGGCTGGGGGGAAGAATGGGGAATTGAAACAAAGAAAACTTGAGCGGAACAAGCAAGTCCTGAAGGATAGATTTGATGAATGGGCAGAAGCATATAAATTTGAAAGTGAGCAGCGAAAAATTGATGAAATGTTTATGAGGGAAGCGCTATTGGAAGCAAAGAAAGCTGCAGATACTTGGGAGGTGCCGGTTGGGGCTGTTCTTGTACATCATGGAAAGATTATTGCTCGTGGATGCAATCT TGTGGAAGAGTTACGGGACTCCACTGCCCATGCAGAAATGATTTGTATACGTGAGGCTTCAAACCTGCTTCGGACATGGAGGCTTGCC